AAAGTCCAAGTATATGATTTTGTCTCTTGTACAGACGCGTAGACGCTCAAAGAGCGGCTTATCGTAAGAGTATAATCGCGTCTGTAGTGGCTGACCCTTGACTCTTAAACCTACATACCCATCCTTGGTAGGATGCAGCTTGATAGGTTACTAGTGTGATACTCTAAAGAGTAAGGGAAAACACAAAACCAAATTTTAAAATGGCATATGCCGTCGAAATTTAGATGTGTATCAGCCCGTTCGGAAGCAAAAGGTGCGAAAAGACGCTATTTTCTGCGTAAGTGTGAATCAAAAATTGAGGTAGTATCTCAGGAGCGATCAGTTCAATGGACTATATAGAAAAGGTACTGGAAAAGCTTAAAGAATTAGCACGTAAGCTAATTGACAGCCTTTTAGGGCCAGAGGCGGAGCCGGAACCGGAACTGATTCCGATTCCTGTAAACGAGCGATCGCGCCGTCGCTAGTAGCCCAAACGTGCTGAACTCTAATTCGCAAACCCTAAGCATCCTAGCACTACATGGGCCAAACTTAAATTTGCTAGGACAGAGAGAACCCGGAATTTATGGTTCTTTGACTTTACCGGAAATTAACCGCCTGTTAGAAGAAGAAGGGGTAAAGTTACAGGCGAAACTATTTCCTGTGCAGTCAAATCATGAAGGGGTTTTGGTAGATACTATTCATGGAGCTTTAGGAAAACATCAGGGAATTCTGATTAATGCAGGCGCTTATACACACACAAGTGTGGCATTGCGTGATGCGATCGCTGCTGTTAACTTGCCTACAGTAGAAGTACATCTGAGTAACATTTACCGCAGAGAAGATTTTCGTCATCATTCGTACATCGCTCCAGTTGCTATTGGGCAAATAAGTGGTTTTGGCGTCCAAAGTTACTTATTGGGCTTACAAGCCTTAGTGGATTATTTAAGAGTTACGAATTAGAAGTTAGGAGATACAGAGAAGTCTGAGCGGAGGAAGTCTCTGCTCAGAACTTTAGACAGGCAGGAGTTAGGATTCAAAATAGTAATAAGTTGTTTTTAATTAACTTATCACTCCTAACTTGTCACCCTTAACTTTATAATTCATGCGTTACTCTCTTATAAGTCGGTTTAGAGGCACTTTACTAGGGGCATTCGTAGGGGAAAGTTTAGCCTCAACTAATCAAACTAAGTCTCATTGCCCAGATTTAGGTAACATGGCTGTTCTGGTTACTGAAAGTTTGATAAAGCTTGGCAGATTAGATTTAAATGATTGGATAGCGCGTCAGCCTCAAGAATCTCTTCATTTAGAAGCAGATGACGCTGTTTCAATAAAAGTAATTCTTGCCACATTACCAGTGGCACTTTTTTTTCACGAAAATCCCATCAAACTGCGACAAAATTTGCTAGCTGTGGTGCAAATCTGGGGAAATGACCCAATTGTTCGAGATGGAACACTAGCTATAGGTTATGCAATCACTCAATCCCTAACTGAAAAACTTGATCCTCTAACCCTTATCCCTCAAATAATTTCTTTTCTTGGAGAAACCCCAACATCAATACCAAAACAATTGTTAAAAGTGCATAAATTGGTAAATCAAGGGGCTGGATTGGAAAAGGCGCAAGCTGAGTTGAATAAGGAAGAAAAGCTAAGTAACAATATTGCTATAGCATTTTATTGCTTTCTCAGTACTTTAGAAGACTTTCGCCTTGCAGTTTTACGGGCTACTCTTAATGGCGATTCCAAAGTCGAAGATGATGCTATTCGGGCGTCAAAATATTTAAGTTTACAAGCTACAGGTACAATCACTGGCGCTTTATCAGGAGCATATAACACCACACAGGGTATTCCTGTAAATTTGCGTGTCTTACTCTCACAAGCAAATTCTACAGTATGGGGACTGACGGACTTTTCTCAGATGCTAAAATTAGCTGATGCACTTGTGACTGTGTGGTCAGGAGTGTATAGTACCACTGTAGATCCAGATGAATTAAAAGAGGCATCTGCCATGAATTCTGAAATAGCTCCGCTTTCAGTCTACGCAGCTCCACGCGTTATCCGGTCGCGTTAATACTATTTTTAATAAAAAATAGTGCGGGGGCAAAAAGCTCAATACCACCAATTTATCTAGCAACTACAAAATTTACAGTTTCATATACTACAATTTTTCAGCAAATCCTTGACCTGAGTCTGTAGATAGCTATTGTGGCAAACAGGCTTCAATCAGTTCCCGCCCCCAGAGTTGTGAGAAAGGCAGCCAGAGAGCGGACATTTTTGGGGATTGTCTTGTTTTGAGCTATCAAAGTCAGCAACCGCAGGCAAAGGTGATAAAAATGCAGCAATTTTTGCAGTCTTTGATCCAGCAATTAACTTACTGGCGGCGACAGTACAAAGCATTACGCCGTAAAGGAAAGTTGCTTGGGAGAGCAAAAAGACCAAAAGGCAAAAGGTTAAGAGGTGAAATATTAAGGGCTGTAATTAAGCAAATATTCCTGTATTTATTAAAACCCAGTGAAAATGGCAAGCATCGAAAACAAGGAACAGCCATAGCATCAATGGCGAAATCAGTCAAAACTAATAGTGGCATTTATGCAATCGGTTTAGGCTGGTTACATGAAAAACGTTCCTCTGCCATTTTAGCGATCGCCATAATAGCTCTTACAGGCATTCTTGGACATAAATTATATAACCAGCCTCAGCTCAAAGTAGGAACTCCAGCGCCACAAACAATTAAAGCACCCTATACAGCCAGCATCGAAGATAAGAAAAAAACAGAAGCCCAACGCAAAGCTGTTAGTGGAAGATCCATCCCGGTTTTAATGATTGATACTCAAATCAACGAAAAAATCGACCAAAATTTGCAAAAACTTCTGGATGATGGTGATGAAATTCGTACTGTAGCCGGATCTTTTCCTTTCTTTGACACTTTAGTTTTGCCCATCTCTATCCAGCGTTACCTCCGCTCTTGCTCAGAGCCAGAATGGCAAGCACTTTTAGTAGCTGTAGAAAACACTAGAAACCAGCAAAGAAAAGCAGCAGGACAGCGTATTTTAGTTCCATCTGCTTACCCTTTGTTTCCTCCGCCATTAACAATTCCTAGCCTACTCAAATCTGATTCTCAAAGTACTAAAGTAGCTCCAGATGAGCCAAAACCAATAGATTTTCCCCAAAATGCTAACTTTACTTCAGCAGTCGCGGAACTAGCAGCATACCGTAATACGACTTCTGAGAAAAACTTGTCCTCACTAATTACTCGAATCTCTCAAGTACGCCAAAAATATACCCAAGCCAATACAAAACTTTTGCAGATGGAGACTGCTAGACCAGAAACCGTATTTGAAGGAACTATGCTTTTGGACTTGTCAGATGAGGAGTGGGCAAAAACACAAACGGGAATCCATGAAACTGCGGAGCGAATTCTTACCCAAGGCATCCCACTTGGACTACCAAAAAATGTTTTACAAGATGCCGTTAGCCTACAAGTACAGTGGTTTGTACCAAAAGACGCTGAACCCTTAGCAATCAAAGTCTTATCGGCTGTACTTCAACCGAATCTAAAGAATGATCAAGAACAGACTGAACAACAGGCTCAAAAGGCGGCTGATGGGGTGACACCTGTGATGCGGAAGGTGCGGTATGGTGAGGCGATTGTCAATCAAGGAGAGCAAATT
This region of Nostoc sp. UHCC 0302 genomic DNA includes:
- the aroQ gene encoding type II 3-dehydroquinate dehydratase; translation: MLNSNSQTLSILALHGPNLNLLGQREPGIYGSLTLPEINRLLEEEGVKLQAKLFPVQSNHEGVLVDTIHGALGKHQGILINAGAYTHTSVALRDAIAAVNLPTVEVHLSNIYRREDFRHHSYIAPVAIGQISGFGVQSYLLGLQALVDYLRVTN
- a CDS encoding ADP-ribosylglycohydrolase family protein is translated as MRYSLISRFRGTLLGAFVGESLASTNQTKSHCPDLGNMAVLVTESLIKLGRLDLNDWIARQPQESLHLEADDAVSIKVILATLPVALFFHENPIKLRQNLLAVVQIWGNDPIVRDGTLAIGYAITQSLTEKLDPLTLIPQIISFLGETPTSIPKQLLKVHKLVNQGAGLEKAQAELNKEEKLSNNIAIAFYCFLSTLEDFRLAVLRATLNGDSKVEDDAIRASKYLSLQATGTITGALSGAYNTTQGIPVNLRVLLSQANSTVWGLTDFSQMLKLADALVTVWSGVYSTTVDPDELKEASAMNSEIAPLSVYAAPRVIRSR